The sequence ATATTATCTGTCTTTCCCAGTGGACCGTTTGCTTCTCGAGGGCAGGAGTTGTATGGTTTTAGTTGCTATCCTTATTGCCTGACATGTAATTGACATTCATCAGTAGTTGTTGGattaaaaaatgtcaaataagGAGAAGGCACAGAAACATCTAAAAGATCACAGATCTGCTAGCATTGTTTTTCAACTTCTTATTAAACCCAGGCTCTTTtttgataaatagaaaaaaatccattctcCATTTTGAAGTTTCAGCCTAAATTAAATATGTTGactaaaaataaagcattaaggctggggcgggtggatcacttgaggtcaggagtttgagaccagcctggccaatatggtgagacccccgcctctactaaaaatacaaaaagttagccaggtgtggtggcacatgcctgtaatcccagctactggggcagctgaggcaggagaattgcttgaacttgggaggtggaggttgcagtgagcccagatagcgccactgcactctaggcgacagagtgagaccctgtctctccgccccccccccccccccccacacacacacacacagcaataGATGAAATGTTTCTGGCTGTAACCACATTATTCTCTTTTGTCCCTTGCCCCcagcaacaatttaaaaattactgatttgGGAATGGGAGATGGGAGTCTGGGTTACATTATGTTTCTAAGGGGGTTAGACACTGGTCTGGGTTCCCTTGGGCTTGGCCAGTGCCTGACACTCCTTTTCCCACTTTGTTTACACAGGAAAGATTCATACCCCGATGGAGTATAAGGGGGAGCTAGCCTCCTATGATATGCGGCTGAGGTAGGTGGTCTGGGTGGGGCGAATGGTCGAGAGGTGTCAGGGCACCAGGAGCGGAGCTGATGGCCCTGCCCACCCTCAGGCGTAAGTTGGACTTGTTTGCCAACGTAGTCCATGTGAAGTCACTTCCTGGGTATATGACTCGGCACAACAATCTAGACCTGGTGATCATTCGAGAGCAGACCGAAGGGGAGTACAGCTCTCTGGAACATGAGGTGAGGCCCCAGAAACTGGGGAAGGGCAAGGATGAAGGTGGGAGAGAGGTGGAGCTCCTTGTTTCCCTTCCCAGTGTCACCTAGCTGCTGCTGTCTTCTTACCCAGAGTGCAAGGGGTGTGATTGAGTGTTTGAAGATTGTCACACGAGCCAAGTCTCAGCGGATTGCAAAGTTCGCCTTTGACTATGCCACCAAGAAAGGACGGAGCAAGGTCACTGCTGTCCACAAGGCCAACATCATGTGAGGGACATGGCTTTGTGTAGGATGGGTTCCTGGGAAGGTAGCCCCTGTACTTTCTCGGCTGATTCTGTCCCCTTTGGCCCATGGACAGGAAACTTGGGGATGGGTTGTTCCTGCAGTGCTGCGAGGAAGTTGCTGAACTGTACCCCAAAATCAAATTTGAGACAATGATCATAGACAACTGCTGCATGCAGGTGAGGCCTCCCCACATCTCCACTCACGGGgcggaggaggagggtggggagtGGAATTTACTTCATGCCTACACCTTTCATCCTCTAGCTGGTGCAGAATCCTTACCAGTTTGATGTGCTCGTGATGCCCAATCTCTATGGGAACATTATTGACAATCTGGCTGCTGGCCTGGTTGGGGGAGCTGGTGTGGTCCCTGGTGAGAGCTATAGTGCAGAATATGCAGTCTTTGAGACGGTGAGTGAGGCTGCTTTCTCCTTCGGCCCTTCCTACGTGCCCTTTCTCTGACCTCAAGTCTGCCATTTCTCCCCCATCCCAGTGTCTCCACTTCCTAAGTGATCTTAGCCTGTTCTTCCCCCACGCTGCCTACCATGCCTCTTTTCAGTGACCCTGGCCTGACCTTCCCCTCCCATAATGTCCTTTTCCAACCTAAGCCTCTGTGTACCCCTCCTGGCTCCTCCCAGTGTCTAGCCTGCCCCTCTTTCCACAGGGTGCCCGGCACCCATTTGCCCAGGCAGTGGGCAGGAATATAGCCAATCCCACAGCCATGCTGCTGTCGGCTTCCAACATGTTGCGGCATCTCAAGTAGGTCACGGGAGGCTGTGGGCAGTGGTTGGGTGTTGTGAGGAGGAGGCCGGTGGGGAAATCAGTGGGAGGTATCTTGGGGGAGTCACAGTTTCTTCCTGTCCATATCCACAGTCTTGAGTATCACTCCAACATGATTGCAGATGCAGTGAAGAAGGTGATCAAAGTTGGCAAGGTGAGTTTAGAAGAGTAGTGCTGGCTTCAGGGTTTAGAGTAGTTCTGGGGTCAGCACCTCGGTACTACTCTCTGGGGAACCTGAATGGGGGTCTCTTTTTCCCCCAGGTTCCCAGAACATCTGCTCCCTGACATCCCTGCATCCCTCTCAGGGCTGTTCTTCACCTCCCTTCTCTTGGCTGTTTCATCCTCTTGATCTCTTTTGCCTCTTAGATCCCATCTGCTGTTCCCTCTTTCCTGCTCCATCCACTGCCCTTTTCATGGGCCATCTGAATGCAGAACTTGCAGCTCTCCTTGGGGGTGGAACAGCAAGGGATACAGGCAGGCTGAAGCATCAGCTTCACCTTCACACCCATCTCCTTTCCGCTGCGATTCTTTCCTTCCACCTGGTCTTGTCTCTATTTCTTCCAAGGAAGGTAGCCACATTGCGCCTCTGATCTGCATTTCCCATCATCTttgcctgctcagcctcctgtccTGCTCTGGCTGCAGCACAGCTAATAGTGGCTTAAGAGGAGTGGGCAGGTCCATGTGCTTCCCAACCTGGCTCCTCCTTCCATTCCTGTGCATTGCCTCTTTTTTCTGGCTGTCACGCATTCTTGGATTCCATTTCCTCAATCACATTGCCCTATCTCCCTTCATGggctctcttttctccctccccacgGCTGTTGCCGGTGGTGGCTGTAGGTGCGGACTCGAGACATGGGCGGCTACAGCACCACAACCGACTTCATCAAGTCTGTCATCGGTCACCTGCACCCCCATGGGAGCTAGAGCCCTTTATTTCTTCCAGCCTTGCAAGGACCACACTCCCCATACCCTTCAGTGCAGTGCACCAGGGAAGAGACCTTGTGCCTCTAGGCAGTGGACCATGGTCACCTTGCTGGGTAGAGCCTAGGTTGTCCTGGCCCGCTTCCTTAGGGGAGACTGTTGGGTGGTGATGGGAATTGTtaggctggaacccaggccacATGGATGATGATGATTCTCCCCCACAGGTTCGAACCTCTGACATGGGTGGCTATGCTACTTGCCATGACTTCACTGAGGCTGTCATTGCTGCCTTGCCCCACCCATAGGCCTTGTCCATACTCATGTAAGGTGTCCAATAAAGAACATGAACCAACttttgtgaatttgtttttattgggGAACAGGGCACAGGGTGGAAGATGTCACCTTGGGCTATGGTATGTCCCACCTCCCAGAGAATGTCCATT comes from Macaca fascicularis isolate 582-1 chromosome 10, T2T-MFA8v1.1 and encodes:
- the IDH3B gene encoding isocitrate dehydrogenase [NAD] subunit beta, mitochondrial isoform X3, with product MAALSGVRWLTRALVSAGNPGAWRGLSTSAAAHAASRSQAEDVRVEGSFPVTMLPGDGVGPELMHAVKEVFKAAAVPVEFQEHHLSEVQNMASEEKLEQVLSSMKENKVAIIGKIHTPMEYKGELASYDMRLRRKLDLFANVVHVKSLPGYMTRHNNLDLVIIREQTEGEYSSLEHESARGVIECLKIVTRAKSQRIAKFAFDYATKKGRSKVTAVHKANIMKLGDGLFLQCCEEVAELYPKIKFETMIIDNCCMQLVQNPYQFDVLVMPNLYGNIIDNLAAGLVGGAGVVPGESYSAEYAVFETGARHPFAQAVGRNIANPTAMLLSASNMLRHLNLEYHSNMIADAVKKVIKVGKVPRTSAP
- the IDH3B gene encoding isocitrate dehydrogenase [NAD] subunit beta, mitochondrial isoform X1; the encoded protein is MAALSGVRWLTRALVSAGNPGAWRGLSTSAAAHAASRSQAEDVRVEGSFPVTMLPGDGVGPELMHAVKEVFKAAAVPVEFQEHHLSEVQNMASEEKLEQVLSSMKENKVAIIGKIHTPMEYKGELASYDMRLRRKLDLFANVVHVKSLPGYMTRHNNLDLVIIREQTEGEYSSLEHESARGVIECLKIVTRAKSQRIAKFAFDYATKKGRSKVTAVHKANIMKLGDGLFLQCCEEVAELYPKIKFETMIIDNCCMQLVQNPYQFDVLVMPNLYGNIIDNLAAGLVGGAGVVPGESYSAEYAVFETGARHPFAQAVGRNIANPTAMLLSASNMLRHLNLEYHSNMIADAVKKVIKVGKVRTRDMGGYSTTTDFIKSVIGHLHPHGS
- the IDH3B gene encoding isocitrate dehydrogenase [NAD] subunit beta, mitochondrial isoform X2; this encodes MAALSGVRWLTRALVSAGNPGAWRGLSTSAAAHAASRSQAEDVRVEGSFPVTMLPGDGVGPELMHAVKEVFKAAAVPVEFQEHHLSEVQNMASEEKLEQVLSSMKENKVAIIGKIHTPMEYKGELASYDMRLRRKLDLFANVVHVKSLPGYMTRHNNLDLVIIREQTEGEYSSLEHESARGVIECLKIVTRAKSQRIAKFAFDYATKKGRSKVTAVHKANIMKLGDGLFLQCCEEVAELYPKIKFETMIIDNCCMQLVQNPYQFDVLVMPNLYGNIIDNLAAGLVGGAGVVPGESYSAEYAVFETGARHPFAQAVGRNIANPTAMLLSASNMLRHLNLEYHSNMIADAVKKVIKVGKVRTSDMGGYATCHDFTEAVIAALPHP